GTTAGAAAAACTGTGCGTTTGCTTTGGTGAAACGAAAACGGTTGAACCATGACCTGTTGGTATGtgcaattttaaataataaaaaactgaaaactacaacataataaaacaaactttttatttttccaataATTTACAAATCATTGTTATACGAACACGAAAATACCACCTGACTCATttccattttttcttttttctgttgAACGAAATTTTGCAGAAGTTTTTGCAGTAGGTGAActaaattaaatgtaaaaagacatgaaataaataaataaacagttaCATAATACAAGCTGAGTAAACATTTACATGAAAAACTTATCACAATCTTATACAACAACTTCAAATTatcaaaaagtaaaacaaagtGCTACTAAAAAACAAAAGGCAATTCTACTCAACTATGCTAGAGGGAGAGCGAAAGAGTTTTCTATATGAGTTTCTTTCATAGAATCCCTGTTCGGTGGAAGATGAACCTTTTTTGGTGCTACGTTTTCCGCTACAATAGTAGAAGATGTTACCGTAAAAACACTTGCCTGGCTTTTAGTTGGATGCCACAAACCATTTCAGAAATAATGTTACAGCATGTAACCATAATTTGATTATGTAATTTAAGTTGCACATCATGagtaattataaaaattatatactACAACAGCACGTTATTTTATGATAATACCATTTGTTCTCAACAAAGCGGGTTCATATAACAATTACATGTTTTTGTCGAGCAGATTTGatattgcaaagttttaatattttcatgatgACATTCATtacaatttcatcaaaaaaatgttgttttcacacaatttttcaaattaagaTCATCGGTACTTTAGATTACAAAAGAGGAAGATGTAAAATAAAGGTACAAATATTTACTATGCAACCATACTTTCTGCACTTGCACGATTTTAGTAAGCAGCAAAGCGGGCCATGATCAAGTGCAGATAATTCAAATATGTTGCATAAAGTACAGATGAGCTGAAAAGTCAGAGACCTTCATTTTGTATTAATAAAGTTTCCCCACgaaatattataatatagGTTATAACTATAGATCAGTTATGTAATTATGTACAGTAAGGTTCATTCTTTTTGTCAGTTGCATGCAACACTATGCtgaaattttcattatttagtttttctttgtttttgtttccaaGTATGTATACTCAACCCAGATGTAGGTCTACAAGTTTcttacaaaaagaaaaaacatacTAGAAGTTTTCTTTACAATACCTTTGTTATCCGAAATTGAATGATGTCTTACAACAACAGTCTTATTATCCTGAAGGCTGGAGCGAGATGACCTTAAAGAGTAATATTGTGAACAAATCTTTTTGGTATGTCCAAATACAAATATCGTCTAAATTTTTTCACCTTTGTAACACTTTACTCAACTGCAGTGGAGAAGTAATTTTCCTAATTATTCCAGAAAGTTTTTTCTCCGGGGTCgcatttattttgaatttctcTGCATTTAAACTGACTTGATTCTCTTCTATCataaacaaaaagtaattaatAGACAAGCGAAAAACAGAGTTACAAATCATCACAATTTGCTGTACTTGTACTCAGCCAGCGGCACATATTGGTCAGGACTTCTTCTACTTTCAACGCACAGTTTTTCTCAACTTGAtccatgcaaaaagttgacaTTGTACGATGTGATACGATAGTCACACGTCCACGGTCAGGTTGAACTTGGAAATTATCCAGGACTTCTGCTATCTAAAATCCAGTTAAGAAAagcttttttgctaaaatgaTACACTctgataaaaagcaaaaagtcttctcaattcaaaaaattactaaaaaacATCGTAGCTCTCACAGATACATACTTCACAAACaccttaaaataaaacaagcagTAAGCTTAGACGGCTTGCTGATCCATAATCTCAGACAAATGTAAGGACACTCACATTAATGCTTATTTGTTTTCCGTAACTATAACAAACGATCATCCTACAAGGAGGTTGATGATCTGGTTTCAATGAGAACAACACGGTTGCTTCCTTCCAACTTCTGTCATACTTGACATTAGTACATGATTTCAGAATCCTGAATGGAACATTTTTCACAGTTGCTTCGTGCCTCGAGTTTTCATCCATCacaaaagaacgaagtaaaACGTTAAGTAATTTTGAACCAGTAATCTTGTATCTACATGGCAATGCATTAATTCATTCATCATAATAAGCTGTCTTATGATATAACTATTTATAATTCAAAATGtcctttgaaatttttctacTACGGATGGGGCAAAAATGCATGATACCcaatatttaaaactattaCTTGATGTGAGTTTGCATACTTGagtatgatgtcacaatgatGATGACACTTATTCAAACTAAAAAGACCACTCTTTATGCCAAACACTTGTCACCATGCATCAAACTGCATTAAGTGTGATCAAGCTTTGACAACAGGGACCACTCTTTGCACCAAATGTGAGTTACCATCTGTCATGCTGCTCTAACAAGTGGCAGATTTATTGGGAGAAGACCATTATTCATTCCATTTCAGCTCTAATAAGCTGTTTACTCCATAAATCAATGCTTTACCAAGGTAATTGTACCGCACCGTATTAATTTGTATGCAGGTCACACAGGCTAACATAGTTACAGGTTATTACAGGCCATGTTCATTTTTGAGTGCTGTCGCTCCCAAATGTGCTTGGTATAAACATTTCTTCGTACAACTGTCGCACTAGCTGTTGTTAAACGTCACGTCATTTTCACAACATAGGGGTCAAGACAAACGTCAAATCATCAGTGACGTCTTGAGTTGCTAAAGTATAgcttacttgttctaaaggtAGGGATTTCATAGGAATTTTTACAGAGCAATGTAGACGTAAAACACAAAAGGATTATATGATTTTTTAGTATATAGATATTTTTGCTCATTAGCCACCACATCAAAGTCAGACCAGTACAAAAGAAGTGATTAAAACAGATTTGAAGATAAGATATCTTCACAAAAATTTAAGGATATTTAGAAGAGGAACTAAAGCAAAAGTGTGCCAAAAAAGAGCTCTTTACTGTTCCTATAGTTTGCAGAATATTTAGATTTGGGCATGTATCAGACTTCATCAAGACGAAAAATTTAGCCCTCTTTGAGGCCagtgtgtttgtttttatagaaATAACGGAAATTTTGCAGGTAGCCACTTGAAATTTGGCATGTTTGAAGAAGATGAGTTTCTAATCttgtatgaaaaatttaattaaaaaattaaaataaaaattaaattagtgATTTTTGGCATAATTTTGGACACTGGATACTTAAACATATTGGCTAGTGTACCCTAAACATAACGATGGAGTTGCGCACCGCGTGCTTTTTATAAACTAGAAGACTGATCTGAATAGATTCCTGCTGGGTTGGTACGCTTTCACAGTTTGTGAGGTGACATTTCTTCCAAATACTGTATAAAGTTTTTGGGCTGCATGGGACACGCAATCTTATGCATAAGACAGATTGCCTACTATCCCTACCATGACCTATACTTACTATATTAATAGTATTATGTTGGCGTGGTGAGAATTTTAGCATTACACCTATTGGTGCATTTATCCGATgcactgaaaacaaaatatataacagGGTTGTAGCCTGTATAGGACAGATTTAATCTATCAGTAATTAGTTAGCCTTTAGCCTATTATTCATTCTGTTCACATTGTCATGCAAAACGCACTTGCTTTCTTTAAAACCTGTTTTACATAGGCCTAGCCTAGCCTAGCCTATAACCACAGAAGCTCCAGAACAGCAGAAGTTTAAATGCGAAAAAAATGAAGGAAATGAAGCAGCTTTGCCTAGCCTAGCCTACAGTAAAAATATAAGAAGTAGATTTCCGCTCGCCTTGATGCTTATAGCCTAATTCATACATGGGAGTCAAACTCTGGCGAGCTAGCTGGTAAATCACATGTCCGGCAGTAACGAACTAAAATCAGTCTGCCTAAAGCCCTAAACCTTTCAACGTTTTTACCTGTGGAATTTCAAATTCTTCCTTTAATAAACTAGCAACACAATGAATCAATGAACACATCAACAGGATTCTTCCGccaaataaatacataaattaaattaaatccCCTGATGTGATTTCCCGCGCTATAGACATCGCAACTGACAGGTATGCTGACATGAGTGAAAAATAGCTGGCTAGAAAAGAATTGGgttaatttacaaaattttatacaagaaaaaaatagatACAGTTAAGCATAGTATCAATAATCTAGATAACAACCCCAACCAAAAAAAGTGATATTCTAATCAAGATTTTGTCtagaaaacaattcaatatgaggaatgaaaaaaattggaatGGGCCAGGTAAGAATTTAACCCAAGTGAAAATTCCAAaagaaagaagaaagaaaCCAGAAACTTGTAGACTCAAAACATCCGTAACAAATCAACTTAAAGatcagaaaaaaaatcaacacaCAAAATATACCAAACTGAAAAATAACGAAATAGAATTTAGCAAACTACTCATCGGGTGGAtagtaaaacaaagaaaactggTTTATTACGTTTTCTGAAGTTCATTACTAAGTTTTGACAAGTCACGTGTCGATTTTTTaggtttattttcaaattttgtttgaattattGTTATTACAGTTAATTCCATTTTGGTTAAAAATGGTTTTTTCTGTAAGGACAGTTCTTGCCTTTCTGTGTTTTTGTCGAATCATAGCCCAGAAGTTTATTAGTTTCCTGTTTTGAAAACTGTAATGGGCTACTTTCTTGTTTATAAAATCCAGCTTGTTACTTTTCTGTTGAGAATTTTTTTGCTTGGAATTTTTAACCTTGGGTAGTTCTAGGCTATATTGATTTTATAGCACCCCCAAGCATGATTTGTGTTTGGAGGCTGTGCTAACCCTTTGTCGTTATAGCACCACAGACCAGAGcataattaacattttgcacgttTCAAGCCCTCAAGGCCTTGCCGTTTTTTCTCGTTCGTTGATTGTGTGTGAGCATACTTTTTTCTATTAGGCTATAACGTAGCGGCGTAGCCTATAGATTAGCATCATTTTTTCGCTTCCCACAGTCCACGGCGAAAAATAAGTGGTACGATACGATGGTCATTTATAACTTACAGTTATTACAAAAATCAGTTATCATTTGGTTGTTGTGTATGATATAGACAGTGGTGGGATCCATCCGGTTTCGCACGACGCAAGgagttttatttgaatttgtcAGCTTTCTTTGTGGACCCTTCGTAGTCTACTGCTATTCCGTGCTTCCTGGGAGGAACGCGCGCTCCTTGTATATGAGTCAAATTGCTTGAAGGCAACCTATTTGTGATTTCAGCAAGTTGTAGAAACAAAATGtgactgtaataaaataaaataaaaaagacgAAGTGGTAAGACCACCATCATCACAATGCAGCATTTTACGACCAAATGTTTCCCTGTTAATGTACGAGGTCTGTTCAAAAAGTATCCGACCTTTTCTTTTCCCGGCAAAAGTAGTGCCACCTGCGCCAAGTTTTTTTTGGaacattgttacgtcactatTACTCTGTACGTGTGAATCGTTTCAAGCCAATCGGCCATGTCATTCTCTCTGTGTTAAACATTAAATGCAGGTATATAGAACGTGCCCGGTGATTTTTTTCACTCAAAATCGCATTTCAATGACCGAACGCATCGAACAGAGGTATTGCataaagttttgcaaaaagcttCCCAACGACAATGCGTCCGCTCATTCCGCCTATTTGATCCAATTCTTCCTGGCCAGAAACGGCATGTCACTTATTCGCCAGGCTCCTTACTATTCAGACTTGGCACCATTTGATTTCTGGCTTTTCCCCAAGTTTAAGACCACTCTAAAAGGGACACGATTTCAATCACTAGAAGACATCATAGATCGACGGAGGAGCTATGGAGCATTTCTAGATTCAAGGAGGAGCAATTCAAGAGATGTGTCCAGAAGTGGAAGAAGGGCTGGGAAAAGTGTGTGGACCGCCAAGGTGATTATTTTGAAGGAAATTAAATAAAGTTTGTGAAATTTATTGTGTTGTGAGCTGTATGCTAAAAGGTAGGATACTTTTCGAACAGACCTCGAATATAGACTACGCAAAAAGCGATGATTATGAAATGCCATGATGGCATAATATAGGCTAAGCTAATTGCGTGAAGAAAAATAACCCGCTAAATCCATAAAAGctagatttaaatttttattcgaAACATTTGCATATTACTTATACCTGTATAtaacaaagattttaaataGATGGCTCATAATTTGGAAAGTTAGAGAGTCACGACCGGGGTTCGGGTTTTTTTTCTTCGCACAAATAAACCTTGTTAGGGCATTGACTAAATATCTCATGCCACTATGTATACAAACATACAAGAATACattaacttttataaaaaaaaaataggcATCCGTTCCAGGCGAATTATATACTAGGCCTATAGCTACGCATGTTTTTGTGCAAACCATAACTGGTAAACACGCAAAAACGACATTTACACATAGCacgttaaaatatttcagccGCAggcttttgttttgaaagcaATGTCTCCCGTTCTTAATTACCTGAGTATCCTGTAAAGCGTGTGGTTTTGCTACAATGAAATTTTGCAGAATTCAGAAAAACACAAGGAAAATGTGCACATAAGTTAACGACTCACGAGTATTAGGCTATTATTGTACATCAGGTATGAGAGTAAGCTATAATTTGAAGCAAGCGTTCCTATTTCATGAGGAAACAAATCATTTTATGAAAACTAAACAGCTTCTTTATTTATTCCATAACATTAAGGAGATATAGCTCACCCAAATTCTGGCAATAGACAATTTGTACCACATCTAACGCCAGGGCCTGGAGAATAGGCTTTACAGTTTACACTGTATATACAGTTTTTATCTATTATACAGGTTTTAGCTATTTTCCGGTACAGCATAAGGTTATAATGGTCAAATATCAACTAGTAATTTTAATATCGTATCTGTCCCTTTCTGTCGTTATAGCTGCGCGTCTTCGTGTGTGTTCAGGGTAAGTCTTGAAAACGTTTGAATTTTctaatgcaaaatatttttttgaaggTAAAAGGACTTTAAACTTTAAGACTCAACCTACGTAGAAATGGTATGCAATGCTGATTTGTGTTTAATCTATCATACCGGGAATGTTAAATGTATATCATTACTacgttttttattaatttatatgTTTTGAGTGCATGGAGATTTTTGCGTTCTAACAATTTGccttaaaatatcaaaagaaaTTCCAGAAAATTTTGCTACAATGGGAAGCAGGTTTACCTTTCTGGTATGAACCAGGCTTGGAAATTTTACGCCCACGACTTTGGAAACGGTCAGTACAGCAGCAGCAAGGTTCATTTGGAATCAACGTTGAAACAGATTCATAAAAACGGCGGCAATTCGATCCGTAAGTGGACGACAATATGGATATATGCTTTATGTATATTTGACTATTTTTTAGAAagtatttttatgttatataCGTTGATTTCTTATTCTGTGTTAAGGTATTTGGCTACATACCACCAGTGCCTTAACGCCACGTTTCAATAGTACTGGCCACGTTGTGGCAGCTGACCATTGCAACAATCATATAATTTCTGAAATGAAAGAATACTTGTGTGCTGCCGAACGTTACAACATCGTGGTATTCTTTGTCTTGTGGAACGGAGCAGACCCTAATTGGTGGCGAAATTATCAGTGGGGTATGCATGTTACGACTAATTTACCAGCTCACTGGTTTTTTATTCCAATTTCAGTGGTGGAAACATAATGTATTGTACTAATAGAAAACATAgagttttttatttaacataatACGATTTTGAGGTACAATCAAGTTTCCAATactgtataattgtatatgataaattttgtaaaatgtgaCTTAAAATCTGCTTGTGCAAGTCTGTTTGTTTATTCCAATCATGCCCGATCTTTAGGCTACATTataaattatgaaataaattacttAAGTGACAGTATTTTTTGGATCCATTTTATAGCTCGACAGTTCAACGGACTGATCACTGTAGACTCCAAGCTACAGTCCTACATCGACAACGCACTCATTCCCATTGTTAAAGGCTTAAAGACCTTCTCATCTCTTGGCGGTTATGAGATAATCAACGAACCAGAAGGAATCCTTTTCGTGAGTATTTGACATTTAACTCAAACATTGATGTCGCAATGATATATTCAGCGATTATGTCTGATTAATTTATTCTTCGACTGATACCATGGTTTATACTTTGCCACTTGAAATGTTGAatgagaaaaaaatgaaaacagtcGACTCGATTTCGCTTAAAATATGAACAAGCTGTATCAATATCATTCGTTTAAATTCCTGTTACTGTAAACAAATAGGTTACACCCAACTTCAACTTACGATTAACTCAAAGTGATTGTTTCTACCTTAgtgtattaaaaaattttgttatttcaaaattagttaaaaaaattagccTACTTAGGTAGTACTGGTACTGCGTACTTAGGTACTGCGTGTAATAACTAACAGCGCGTCCACGTATAAGATGTGAGAGTTTACAGCTGCATCTTCGCACAGCGTAGATGTATATGGGTAAAGGTGGATGATATCTACCGTAGGCTAATCGGTGTAGGCTGCTGATCGGTGATGTTTAGGCGGTGGACGACAATGTCTGCATTACACTGATACCTGCCGCCAAATTCAGCAATTTTGGATGAATTAAAGTTtggaaaacttaaaaataatttgataagCACCTTCGACTTAACAAGTTatctgataaaataaaaaggctTCGCCATATACTTGACCGAACCCTTTAGTATTTTTATtcggctgccactatttcaccgaaaaaaGTCGTGCgctcgaagctatttttcacagtttcttgttatcCTATAGGTTataatttaaatgttataacatagtcaCTTTAACggtaaacctaacctaaatctgtGACTCTTTAGTTTTTGGAATAGGTCTTATATCTTCTGGTCTAAATCTAACCCcaataaaccttttatagCTAAAGTCAACTTTTTGCGTAttcattctcctaacctaaccgcctgtatctaacaggctgcgtgacctacatcaagtaaaatatttacttcatatttactgtatttgtttCCAGACTGCTGCAAATTCTGTTGCCTGTTTCGATGCATCACGATTAGCTGGCTCCGGGGCTGGTTTTGCTGCGCAGCATCAATTTCCCAACCTCTTCTACATGCACCGGCTTCAGAGATTCATCAACTGGCAAGCTAACGCAATAAAAACGTAAGTGATTAGCCTAAGTATGGTTTTCAGAAAAGTTCAAATCGAAAAAGTATTTAAACATATTCTAAACCTTGATTTATATGGCTAAGAACATATGATAGACTATTCTAAAAAAGGTTACGCTTATCTGAACTTGCAAAATCCTGCGTAATGTTTTGGGGGGTAGCTTATATCTCTTAAGTTATTAACGGTTATTTCGTCATAACTCAACTCGGTAAAATCacataaaaaagcattttaatgAGGTCAAGCTGACATCGAGGCATTCTAAAACTTTCAGACACGATCCCAATTCCCTTGTGACAGTTGGATCCTGGCGGGAGAACCCCCAATACAATAACGGACCATCGAACACTTTCAATTATTATAGTGACCATTGTTTGATACAAGCGGGTGGCCGGAGCTTAGGAACCCTTGACTTCTACCAAATTCACACCTACGCATGGAATGGAGCGTACAGCACAACTTCCCCAATGGTTCCAACCGTAAGACTTAACATGAATTTAAttcatgtttttaaagtttgagtcttgtaataaaattttcaaggTATATGGTCATAAGGCGGTTTCGATTTCTTATCAACAACGTTTTGTGTTGCATTTTAGAACTCGGCAAGTCTGTATCAACTAAACAAACCGCTCGTCATTGGAGAGTTCTCACATGTGGGCAGCGATGGCACCAGGTCACTTATTCAGTTGGTAGAACACGCGTACAACAATGGGTACGCTGGGGCCTGGAGCTGGCATGCCTTGGTATATAAtcgaaaattttttaacgtAGTAATCCTTTTTCTTCTTACCAATAATATTGCTATCTTATCATATAACTACTCTTTCAATAGCCCTGAAAGCATTACATAAATCAATCTCTTTATAAACCTATACCACAGTGCTTTGTTTGATATAACCGAAAGCTGTTAGCAATTACACTGCTAAATTGctactttaatttttcaattaatgcttgtggttttaatttgtttacagGGTCTATATCATCACTCTGATCCCCTTTCTCCTCAGTTGCTGGCATTAGATGCCATTCGGTGGCGTCCATTCGTACGACTAGTCCTAGGCGTTGTTAACATTAATTGCAGGAACCCTACCATAGGTATATTCGACATTCGTAGAGACCGATTTCCTGTTCAAGGCCGTCCAGTTAGAAACCAATGCAGTTTGTTTACCCGTGGACGTTAAAGGGATGCTATAGATCCGTAAACATGTAACTTTATTCACTGCACTTTCATGAtggatattttttttaaactcattgaaaaatttaaaataatgatTATGGAAAAGCTGTGTATGATGAAAAATGGTTTACGAAttaataaaatagttttatttcatatgaACACAATTACTGTTTCATGAAAATTTGCAATTGTTAGAGAATTGCTTCTACGTTTTTTTCTGCAGCTTATAAAACTAGAAAATGCagaatatttgaaataaaacatatacaCAGTTGGCATTACACACGTTGCATAttttaatcaatcaatcagtcattttatttgtcgtcaaaagcgcggtggaaCGAAACAAATCAAGGCAGCTGTTATTAGCATGTGCTTATGAACGGGAAAAGTgtcaaagccgaaaaggcttaaaataTGCTCAAAAAATGAAGGTAGTAATTGTTAGTAAAAAATAGCACACGGCCACAAAGTCCATATTTAGTTAAAACAACACGACAAAAATATACTATGGTTACCACCAGGCataataatcatcaaatataaGGATCAACTGGTGAAAAACTGTGTACACTCCATAAGACATAAGTTTAAAAGAGCGAAGTTAAGTggacgagcaggtggtgtgttcgaGCAACAGATTGCAGATCtttaaaaattgcttcaatgctgaACATCATTGCATAGGAAAAAACATTCATCTTAAAAGAAAGCCCATCTCGGGCAAGAGCTTGGGTACTGGTGGCCATGACAGTAATGCAGGGCATTGTTGACGAGCCCGAGTCATATATCAAATCCGTGATCCGTTTAAGTCGGGCAAAAACATTTCTCAGTCCGAGAATAAAGTTTATCAAACCATGTAGCCTAATCGGCAAATTTGTAGATGCAAATCACTTAAGGAGTGTCCTTCAGACCAGCAAGGCCTGAATTCCACCTTACCCTGGATTTTAGAAATGCCCACGATTTCTTGAAAGTCTTATATTGAACGGTTTGAAAGTAATCACTGAAATAGAACAGCAACAAATGACAGAATGACAGCAAGAAACGTAAGTTGACGTCGTATTTGTATGTACGGTACGTGATCTACGTGTGATTTCTATCGGTACAGAACCCAAGGTAATATTAGCCTACTTATAATCTGAAAACACAAGCAAGGACTAAGTAAAGGAAATGACACTGCTCTGTGAATTTGCAAGCAATAGCAATAATCGGCAATACTGGTAAATTAGATCTCAATAACGTGGCTAACAAATAAAGACATTAAAACAGGTTTACTGGTAACTAACTCATCATATTGCTTGCAAACAATCAATTAAAGAAGTCAGA
Above is a window of Clavelina lepadiformis chromosome 8, kaClaLepa1.1, whole genome shotgun sequence DNA encoding:
- the LOC143469137 gene encoding mannan endo-1,4-beta-mannosidase-like, which codes for MVKYQLVILISYLSLSVVIAARLRVCSGNSRKFCYNGKQVYLSGMNQAWKFYAHDFGNGQYSSSKVHLESTLKQIHKNGGNSIRIWLHTTSALTPRFNSTGHVVAADHCNNHIISEMKEYLCAAERYNIVVFFVLWNGADPNWWRNYQWARQFNGLITVDSKLQSYIDNALIPIVKGLKTFSSLGGYEIINEPEGILFTAANSVACFDASRLAGSGAGFAAQHQFPNLFYMHRLQRFINWQANAIKTHDPNSLVTVGSWRENPQYNNGPSNTFNYYSDHCLIQAGGRSLGTLDFYQIHTYAWNGAYSTTSPMVPTNSASLYQLNKPLVIGEFSHVGSDGTRSLIQLVEHAYNNGYAGAWSWHALGLYHHSDPLSPQLLALDAIRWRPFVRLVLGVVNINCRNPTIGIFDIRRDRFPVQGRPVRNQCSLFTRGR